CGTGAACGCATCCTGACCGCCGCATACGACCTGTTCAGCCGGCGCGGGATCCGCGCTGTCGGCACCGAAGAGGTGATCGAGAAGGCCGCTGTCGCCAAGGCCACGTTGTACCGCCATTTCGCGACCAAGAACGACCTCGTCCTGGCCGTGCTGCAGCGGCGCGAGGAACTGTGGACGTACGGCCTGATCGATGAGCAGTCACGCCAGCGGGGCGAGACGCCCGAGGAGCAATTGCTCGCGATCTTCGACGTCATGCACGACTGGATCCAGCTTCGCGACGGCTACGAAGGCTGCTCGTTCATCAACGTGCTGCTCGAGCTGGGGCCGGACTCTCCCGCCGGACGGGCCTGCATCGTCCACATCGACCACGTCCGCGACATCGTCCGTCAGCGCGCCGTCGCGGCGGGGCTGATCGACGTCGAGGACTTCGCCTCGTCCTGGCACATCCTGATGAAGGGCGCCATCGTGCTGGCGGCCGTGGGTGACTCGGATGCGGCCCTGCGCGCCCGCAGGATGGCGGTCGGCCTCATCGAAGAGCACCGGCCGGTCGCTCCGGAGGATCTCGGCGAGGCGGCTAGTTAGCCGCGGGTGTCAGGCGGCGTCGGCCGCGGTGCTTTCCGCCTTGCGGTAATGCTCGGCCTCGAGTTCAGCGATGGCCCGCGAGGTGCGTTCGCGCAGCGCGAAGGCGGCGATGAGGCCGAACACGATCGCGATGACCAGTGCTACCCAGGAGAGCCGCTCCAGCCAGCGTTCCGCGGCCATCCCGGCGAAATACACCAGCGCGGTGGTGCCGCCGGCCCAGCAGATGGCCCCCGAGACGTTAGCCGACAGGAAGCGCGGATAGTGCATCTTCAGGGCTCCGGCCAGCGGGCCGGCGAAGATGCGCAGCAGCGCGATGAAGCGGCCGAAGAAGACCGCGCGAACTCCCCAGCGGTTGAACAACTTTTCGGCCAACGCGACGTGTCCGGGACCGAAATGTTTGGGGAACCGCCGGCCGAGGCGGTCGAAGAGGGGCAGGCCGAACCGGCGCCCGATCGTATAGCCGATCGAGTCGCCGACCACGGCGCCGATCACCGCCGCGACACCGACGCCGACGGGGTTGACGGCCAGGCCGTCGTGCGACGACATCAGCGCCGCGCTGACCAGGATGATCTCGCCGGGAAGCGGAATGCCCAGGCTCTCGAGCCCGACGACACCGCCCACCACCAGGTAGACCGCGAGCGGCGGGATCGAATGCAGCAAAGCCTCCACGTCCATGCGTCCAGGATGCCTGACCGCCCGGCGGAACGCGCACTAAACCGTCCGGTTCGCGTCGGCCGGTCTGCTCGGCGTGCTGAGGCTGTCCAACCGCGGCCGTTTGGGTTCTCGCCCGTCGGCCGAGGACATGCCGCGCAGCCGGCGCCAAATCCAGGGGAAGAAACTGTCCTGCGTCCAGCGCAGCTGCTCGTAAGCGCCGGTGGTCAGCGGCCGCCGCCTGGCCTCCGGGCTGGCGTAGGCCCAATCATGGTTGCTGCCAGGCAAATTCAGGGCCTCGGCGGCCGCGGCGGCGAACAGCGTGTGCCCTTTGGTGGAGGCGTGCACCCGGTCGATGGCCCAGGTGTCCAACTCGCGCATCGACGGCGCGTTGTACAGGTCGACGAGGCCGAATCCGTAGCGTTCGGCGGCCGCCGTGATCGCCGCGTTGATGCGGGTGAGGCGCCCCGAGACCAGCCGTCCGAGCGGGAGGAACTGCGCGACGTTCGGAAAGGTCGTCGTCACCACCGTCGCCCCGGATCGCGCCAGCGTGGCGTAGAGGCGCTCGAGATCGACCAGGGCGGGGCCGAACGACCGCCCCGGCTGGATGACGTCATTCATCCCGGCGCACACGGTGATCAGGTCCGGCCGCATCGCCAGGGCTCGCGGGACCTGTTCGTGCAAGACGTCGGCGATCCGTTTGCCGCGGATCGCCAGGTTGGCGTAGTGCAGGCCCGGGTAGAGCGAATCGAGGGTGACGGCGAGCCGGTCAGCAAACCCGAGGAGACCCACGACGTCGTCGCCGTCCCACAAGCCCTCGGTCTGGCTGTCCCCGATGGCGACGTAACGGCGATATCCGGAAGGAATAGCCCCGTACACGAAGCCGAGAATAATCGAACGGATCCCCCATAACTGGTTACCGTGACTGCATGGCGAAAAGGCGTGCGGGGCGTCGGGAGGGCGCCGCAGCGCCGGCCGCCGATTCGCTTGCGCCGCAGTATCCGATCGAGTCGGTCGACAACGCGCTCAAGCTGCTGCTGCTGTTGGGCGAACAACCCCAGATCCGGTTGAGTGAGGCCACCCGTTATCTGGGCGTGGCGTCCTCCACCGCGCATCGGTTGCTGGCCATGCTGGCCTACCGCGGGTTCGTCCGTCAGGACCCGGTGTCGAAGGCATACCTGCCCGGCCCGTCCCTGACCGGCGTCGCGTTCGCGATCTTCGGCCGCATCGACATCCCGCGATCGGCCGCCCCCATCATGCGTAGCCTCGGCGAACAACTGCGCGAAACGGTTCACGTCGGGATGCTGGACGGCGCCAGCGTCCGGTTCATCGCCGCCGTCGAAGGCCCGGCCGCGGTCCGGGTGGCATCCCGGCTGGGCCGCAGCATGCCGGCGCATTGCACGTCGACGGGCAAGGTCATGCTGGCGCAGCTGCCCGAGCCGGAGCTCCGTCAACTGTTTCCGCACGAGCGGTTGGAACGCATCACGTCATCCTCGATCGGCAGCCGGACCGAGCTGGAGGCCGAGCTTGCCGCCATCCGCCAGCGCGGATACGCCATCAACCGCGAGGAGAGCGAGGAAGGCGTCGCTTCCGTCGCGGTGCCCATACCGACGCGGGCCCCGGGCCTGCGCCTCGCGCTCAACGCGGCCGCACCCCAAAACCGGCTGGACGATATCCGGTATGCGACGGTGGCGGCCGCACTTGTCAAGGCAGCCAAGGAGATTGGCGATCAACTCGGTTGATGACCGACCGCTCCGGCTGCGCGGCGCGGGATTTCCGGTCGCAGGAATACATCGTCGAGCATGAACCTGTGACACCAGCTCAGTCGGCCGGTAACCGCGCCACTTCGTGACGCCACGCGGCATCCGTGGTGAACGACGGCCCGAGGTCGGGCAGCTCGTCCCAGTCCGCGTCGTCGATATCCCGCAGAGTCCCGCCGGCGGCCTGCACCCGCAACGACATTCGGGCCAGTGTGTCGAGGCTGATCGCCTGCAGCACCGCCTGCGGCACCGTGGCGGCCGCGCTAGTGATCCCATGTCCGCGGCAGATCACCACCGGCCGTCCGCGCATGGCCGCCACCATCTCCTTGCCCAGCGCCGCGGTCCGGATCAAGACGGCGCGCTCGTAGACGGGCACGCCGCCGCGCGCGAGCCACGCGCCGGGAATGTCGAAGGCGCCGTAGATCGGCCGGATCGCGATGCCGGCGAGGTCGGCGGCGACCACGGCGGGCGGGTGCAGGTGCGCGACAACCCGGTGCCGCGAATCGGCCAGCATGGTCTCGACGTGGATGGGCAGCTCGTTGGGCACCCAGTACCCCTCGAGTTCGCCTGCGGTGCCGGCGGTTCCGTCGAACTTGATGAGCCGGACGTCGCCGGGCCGGGTGAACGC
This genomic interval from Mycobacterium sp. SMC-2 contains the following:
- a CDS encoding SGNH/GDSL hydrolase family protein, yielding MYGAIPSGYRRYVAIGDSQTEGLWDGDDVVGLLGFADRLAVTLDSLYPGLHYANLAIRGKRIADVLHEQVPRALAMRPDLITVCAGMNDVIQPGRSFGPALVDLERLYATLARSGATVVTTTFPNVAQFLPLGRLVSGRLTRINAAITAAAERYGFGLVDLYNAPSMRELDTWAIDRVHASTKGHTLFAAAAAEALNLPGSNHDWAYASPEARRRPLTTGAYEQLRWTQDSFFPWIWRRLRGMSSADGREPKRPRLDSLSTPSRPADANRTV
- a CDS encoding class II aldolase/adducin family protein, with the protein product MTSLDEQRALVAQGCRVAAARGLVDGILGHLSLRVDDERLLIRCRSDTDTGVAFTRPGDVRLIKFDGTAGTAGELEGYWVPNELPIHVETMLADSRHRVVAHLHPPAVVAADLAGIAIRPIYGAFDIPGAWLARGGVPVYERAVLIRTAALGKEMVAAMRGRPVVICRGHGITSAAATVPQAVLQAISLDTLARMSLRVQAAGGTLRDIDDADWDELPDLGPSFTTDAAWRHEVARLPAD
- a CDS encoding IclR family transcriptional regulator — encoded protein: MAKRRAGRREGAAAPAADSLAPQYPIESVDNALKLLLLLGEQPQIRLSEATRYLGVASSTAHRLLAMLAYRGFVRQDPVSKAYLPGPSLTGVAFAIFGRIDIPRSAAPIMRSLGEQLRETVHVGMLDGASVRFIAAVEGPAAVRVASRLGRSMPAHCTSTGKVMLAQLPEPELRQLFPHERLERITSSSIGSRTELEAELAAIRQRGYAINREESEEGVASVAVPIPTRAPGLRLALNAAAPQNRLDDIRYATVAAALVKAAKEIGDQLG
- a CDS encoding DedA family protein translates to MDVEALLHSIPPLAVYLVVGGVVGLESLGIPLPGEIILVSAALMSSHDGLAVNPVGVGVAAVIGAVVGDSIGYTIGRRFGLPLFDRLGRRFPKHFGPGHVALAEKLFNRWGVRAVFFGRFIALLRIFAGPLAGALKMHYPRFLSANVSGAICWAGGTTALVYFAGMAAERWLERLSWVALVIAIVFGLIAAFALRERTSRAIAELEAEHYRKAESTAADAA
- a CDS encoding TetR/AcrR family transcriptional regulator; this translates as MTTSDVGTPPVSARERILTAAYDLFSRRGIRAVGTEEVIEKAAVAKATLYRHFATKNDLVLAVLQRREELWTYGLIDEQSRQRGETPEEQLLAIFDVMHDWIQLRDGYEGCSFINVLLELGPDSPAGRACIVHIDHVRDIVRQRAVAAGLIDVEDFASSWHILMKGAIVLAAVGDSDAALRARRMAVGLIEEHRPVAPEDLGEAAS